DNA from Lentilitoribacter sp. Alg239-R112:
TTTCCTTGATAAAGCAATTTGAACCGATGCAGCCATCCCAACCATCAGCTTTTATGGATTGAGATTTCTCACTGAACACACCCTCAATTACAACAACTGATTTGATCTTATCAAATCTGAATATTCGTTTGGAAGCGTAATCACGCCCCTTAGTGCAACCACGGGATTGCCAACCATGCATGTAAAGCTTACCGTTATTGCCAATCGCAACCTGATGCACATC
Protein-coding regions in this window:
- a CDS encoding WYL domain-containing protein; this translates as MKFKNLVIATLIIVTPFSSTQAQSKYEAQLCEAAKTNRIIEMVYDKDVSKGCLPRLVDVHQVAIGNNGKLYMHGWQSRGCTKGRDYASKRIFRFDKIKSVVVIEGVFSEKSQSIKADGWDGCIGSNCFIKENICD